From one bacterium genomic stretch:
- a CDS encoding DUF4215 domain-containing protein produces the protein PNTGSPAIDAGNPAGCVDETGVLLTLDQRGFPRPIDGDLDGDARCDIGAVEADLCGDGTVQAPEECDDGNEINADGCDAFCRLECGNGTVEGSEECDDGNTTDGDGCASDCTTEVAPPPPPPPGPACGDGTVDDGEECDDGNLEDGDGCDSSCLNEGGGGCSLMRHS, from the coding sequence CCCAACACCGGAAGCCCCGCCATCGACGCCGGCAATCCCGCCGGGTGCGTCGATGAGACGGGTGTCCTCCTGACCCTCGATCAGCGCGGGTTTCCACGCCCCATCGACGGCGACCTGGACGGAGACGCTCGCTGCGACATCGGGGCGGTGGAGGCCGACCTCTGCGGCGACGGGACCGTTCAGGCCCCCGAGGAGTGCGATGACGGCAACGAGATCAACGCCGACGGCTGCGACGCCTTCTGCCGCCTCGAGTGCGGCAACGGAACCGTCGAGGGTTCTGAGGAATGCGACGACGGCAACACCACCGACGGCGACGGCTGCGCCTCCGATTGCACCACGGAGGTCGCCCCTCCTCCCCCGCCGCCTCCGGGCCCGGCCTGCGGGGACGGCACGGTGGATGACGGAGAGGAGTGCGACGACGGCAATCTCGAAGACGGCGACGGTTGCGACAGCTCCTGCCTAAACGAGGGCGGGGGGGGCTGCAGTTTGATGCGACACTCATAA
- a CDS encoding choice-of-anchor Q domain-containing protein, producing the protein MRFRKPFVSAMAMAFIGFTGNAMAATITVTTTADGAPSDDADCTLREAIISANTDSNAGEDACAAGFGTDVIVLPSGTITIAIPDTGVPDATDGDFDVVVDDLEITGLGAGTSVIDGGGLDRIFDIGADGSSPAFRLSGVTLQNGLPPGGGNGGAIQTLGTGSLTLSNCSVSDNDTTAGGGGGAISHFSSGTLSITDCTLDGNETAGGGSGGAVFVANTGIVNVSILGGSMSGNTADGSGGALFYTSLPGGTVTLSATIDGNTANSGGSGGAVFLTNAIGGTIDFSFSGPSMSGNTADGQGGALFYASFAGGTVTLAGAFDGNTANSGGGGGAASVLGGPGGPVNLSYTGPSMSGNTADGPGGAIYFSNTVGDSAVTLAGTFDGNTANSGGPGGAVFAVSGPGSSLDLSYTGPSMSGNTADSQGGALFYASFSGGTVVLAGAFDGNTANTGGGGGAASVLGGPGGPVNLSYTGPSMSGNTADGPGGAIYFSNTVGDSAVTFAGTFDGNTANSGGPGGAVFAASGPGSSLDLSYTGLSMSGNTADGPGGALFYAPNAGGALALAGTIDGNTANSGGPGGAAYISSPGTVDLSYTGPSMSGNTADGPGGALFYSTGGGGTLALAGGNLDGNTVNPGMGPGGAAFISSPSSVMISLSESTISNNTADTDGGGIFNATSSPVNLTNCTLSGNTANGGLGGGIFTTGGGNFHNVTILDNSAATTGGGVFLAGGTLTVKNSIIANSTAGGDCNAPLTSFGYNLDSDDTCGLTGTGDQPGVNPDLGTLADNGGPTLTHEPNTGSPAIDAGNPAGCVDETGVLLTLDQRGFPRPIDGDLDGDARCDIGAVEADLCGDGTVQAPEECDDGNEINADGCDAFCRLECGNGTVEGSEECDDGNTTDGDGCASDCTIEEAPPPPPPPGPACGDGTVDDGEECDDGNTVDGDGCDSSCLNEGGGGCSLVTFTSRSEHRAAGSGLIR; encoded by the coding sequence ATGAGATTCCGAAAACCGTTTGTGTCGGCCATGGCCATGGCCTTCATCGGCTTCACGGGCAACGCGATGGCGGCCACGATCACGGTCACGACCACGGCCGACGGCGCGCCCTCGGACGACGCCGATTGCACGCTCCGCGAGGCGATCATCTCGGCCAATACCGACTCGAACGCCGGCGAGGACGCGTGCGCCGCGGGTTTCGGGACCGATGTCATCGTCCTCCCCTCCGGCACGATCACCATCGCGATTCCGGACACGGGCGTTCCCGACGCCACCGACGGCGATTTCGACGTTGTTGTCGACGATCTTGAGATCACGGGTCTCGGAGCCGGCACCTCCGTCATCGATGGCGGGGGCCTCGACCGAATCTTCGACATTGGTGCGGACGGGAGCAGTCCGGCCTTCCGCCTCTCGGGCGTCACCCTTCAGAACGGCCTGCCCCCGGGCGGCGGCAACGGTGGAGCCATTCAGACCTTGGGCACAGGATCCCTCACTCTCTCCAACTGCTCCGTTTCGGACAACGATACGACGGCCGGAGGCGGTGGAGGTGCCATCTCCCATTTCTCGTCGGGCACGTTGAGCATCACCGACTGCACCCTCGATGGCAATGAGACCGCCGGAGGCGGATCCGGAGGGGCCGTCTTTGTCGCTAACACCGGGATCGTGAATGTCTCGATCTTAGGGGGAAGCATGAGCGGCAATACCGCCGACGGATCGGGGGGGGCCTTGTTTTATACATCGCTCCCCGGAGGAACGGTCACGCTGTCGGCAACCATCGACGGCAACACGGCAAACTCAGGGGGGTCCGGAGGGGCGGTCTTCCTCACCAACGCCATCGGCGGTACCATTGATTTCTCCTTCTCGGGTCCCAGCATGAGCGGAAACACCGCCGATGGCCAAGGAGGGGCGCTTTTTTATGCGTCATTCGCCGGAGGAACGGTCACCCTCGCCGGGGCCTTCGACGGCAATACCGCCAATTCGGGGGGGGGCGGAGGCGCGGCCTCCGTCTTGGGAGGCCCCGGAGGGCCGGTCAACCTCTCCTACACCGGTCCCAGCATGAGCGGAAACACCGCCGACGGGCCAGGCGGCGCAATCTACTTCAGTAATACAGTCGGCGATAGCGCTGTCACCCTCGCTGGGACCTTCGACGGCAATACCGCCAACTCGGGGGGACCCGGCGGAGCGGTCTTCGCCGTCTCCGGCCCCGGAAGCTCCCTCGATCTCTCCTACACCGGTCCCAGCATGAGCGGAAACACCGCCGATAGTCAGGGAGGGGCTCTCTTTTACGCGTCATTCTCCGGAGGAACGGTCGTCCTCGCCGGGGCCTTCGACGGCAATACCGCCAACACGGGGGGGGGCGGAGGCGCGGCCTCCGTCTTGGGAGGTCCCGGAGGGCCGGTCAACCTCTCCTACACCGGTCCCAGCATGAGCGGAAACACCGCCGACGGGCCAGGCGGCGCAATCTACTTCAGTAATACAGTCGGCGATAGCGCTGTCACCTTCGCTGGGACCTTCGACGGCAATACCGCCAACTCGGGGGGACCCGGAGGAGCGGTCTTCGCCGCCTCAGGCCCCGGAAGCTCCCTCGATCTCTCCTACACCGGTCTCAGCATGAGCGGAAACACAGCCGACGGGCCGGGCGGCGCCCTTTTTTACGCGCCGAACGCCGGCGGCGCGCTCGCCCTGGCGGGGACCATCGACGGCAACACGGCTAACTCGGGAGGCCCTGGAGGTGCGGCCTACATTTCAAGCCCAGGCACCGTTGACCTCTCCTACACCGGTCCCAGTATGAGCGGAAACACCGCCGACGGGCCGGGCGGCGCCCTTTTTTACTCCACGGGCGGCGGTGGCACACTCGCCCTGGCAGGAGGAAACCTCGACGGAAATACCGTCAATCCGGGAATGGGCCCCGGCGGTGCGGCCTTCATTTCAAGCCCCAGCTCCGTCATGATCTCCTTGTCCGAGAGCACGATCAGCAACAACACCGCCGACACGGATGGAGGAGGAATTTTCAACGCCACGAGTTCCCCCGTTAATTTGACCAATTGCACATTGAGCGGCAACACGGCGAACGGAGGTCTGGGAGGAGGCATCTTCACGACGGGTGGAGGCAATTTCCATAACGTGACCATCCTCGACAACTCAGCCGCGACCACGGGCGGCGGTGTTTTTCTCGCCGGCGGAACATTGACCGTCAAAAACAGCATCATCGCAAACAGCACGGCCGGCGGTGACTGCAATGCCCCCCTCACCTCTTTTGGTTACAACCTCGACTCCGACGACACCTGCGGCCTGACTGGCACAGGCGATCAGCCCGGCGTCAACCCCGACCTTGGTACCTTGGCCGACAACGGCGGGCCCACGCTCACCCACGAACCCAACACCGGCAGCCCCGCCATCGACGCCGGCAATCCCGCCGGGTGCGTCGATGAGACGGGTGTCCTTCTGACCCTCGATCAGCGCGGCTTCCCCCGCCCCATCGACGGCGACCTGGACGGAGACGCTCGCTGCGACATCGGTGCGGTGGAAGCCGACCTCTGCGGCGACGGGACCGTTCAGGCCCCCGAGGAGTGCGACGACGGCAACGAGATCAACGCCGACGGCTGCGACGCCTTCTGCCGCCTCGAGTGCGGCAACGGGACCGTCGAGGGTTCTGAGGAATGCGACGACGGCAACACCACCGACGGCGACGGCTGCGCCTCCGACTGCACGATCGAAGAAGCCCCTCCCCCTCCTCCGCCTCCGGGACCGGCCTGCGGGGACGGGACGGTGGATGACGGAGAGGAGTGCGACGACGGCAACACCGTCGACGGCGACGGTTGCGACAGCTCCTGCCTCAACGAGGGCGGGGGCGGCTGCAGTCTGGTTACCTTTACGAGCCGTAGCGAGCACCGTGCCGCGGGAAGCGGCCTGATCAGATAA
- a CDS encoding zinc dependent phospholipase C family protein encodes MKLAVGLLFSIFCFFVSSDAVAWGPITHVDYAHAALQDVSAYAPLVKELLFRFPYDFLYGTLAADITLGKDYVDYVYNCHNWRVGFLIFNEAREKGTERQQAAALGYLSHLAVDIISHNYFVPYKTIFSYPTRTLGHVYWEMRFDAKRPKKIWDLAREIGKMKFPHNDELFERMIRRTLFSFKTNRRIFRSVLTLHRLRNWHTLMEKMHEQSRWKLTDKDIDDYRGLAVESVTEFLKDPEKAPCTKVDPTGEAKILYASEMREDLKRLTRRKLLTEEKASDFLRKSKEALRGSIYRPGPLPSVSDFI; translated from the coding sequence GTGAAACTTGCGGTCGGACTTCTGTTTTCTATCTTCTGTTTTTTCGTTTCGAGCGACGCCGTCGCTTGGGGGCCGATCACCCACGTCGATTACGCCCACGCGGCGCTGCAAGACGTATCGGCGTATGCCCCCCTGGTCAAGGAGCTTCTCTTCCGTTTTCCCTACGATTTTCTCTACGGCACGCTCGCGGCGGATATCACGCTGGGCAAGGACTACGTCGACTACGTCTATAATTGCCATAACTGGCGCGTCGGGTTCCTCATCTTCAACGAGGCGAGGGAGAAGGGGACGGAGCGCCAGCAGGCGGCGGCTTTGGGCTATCTCTCGCACCTGGCGGTCGACATCATTTCCCACAATTATTTCGTCCCTTATAAGACGATCTTCAGCTATCCCACGCGCACCCTGGGGCACGTCTATTGGGAGATGCGATTCGACGCCAAGCGTCCCAAAAAGATCTGGGACCTGGCACGGGAAATCGGAAAGATGAAGTTCCCGCACAACGACGAGCTTTTCGAGCGGATGATCCGGAGGACCCTGTTTTCGTTCAAGACCAACCGGCGGATCTTCCGGAGCGTGCTGACGCTTCACCGCCTCCGGAATTGGCATACGCTGATGGAGAAGATGCACGAGCAATCGCGCTGGAAGCTCACGGATAAGGACATCGACGATTACCGGGGGCTCGCCGTCGAGTCGGTGACGGAATTCCTGAAGGATCCCGAGAAGGCGCCCTGTACCAAGGTCGATCCGACCGGCGAGGCCAAGATTCTCTACGCCTCCGAGATGCGCGAGGATCTCAAGCGGCTCACCCGAAGAAAGCTCCTCACCGAAGAGAAGGCCTCCGATTTCCTCCGTAAAAGCAAAGAGGCCCTGAGGGGGTCGATCTACCGCCCAGGGCCTCTTCCGAGCGTCTCGGATTTTATCTGA
- a CDS encoding uracil-DNA glycosylase yields MSSKQTEIRALKTRLENLVDMGVDELRRRPKKAAVARPVERTPSPAADHAAPLKAIRDEIGDCKRCKLCSGRTHIVFGVGDPNAKLMFVGEGPGRDEDLQGEPFVGRAGQLLTKMIEAMGLKRSEVYIANIVKCRPPDNRYPEPDEVETCMPFLLKQIEAVAPKVVITLGNLATQTLLKTKTGIMSLHGRFQDWKGLQVMPTYHPAFLLRNPNMKKPCWEDLKKVIELLKMSS; encoded by the coding sequence ATGTCCTCGAAGCAAACCGAAATCCGGGCCCTTAAGACGCGGCTGGAAAATCTCGTCGATATGGGCGTCGATGAGCTTCGCCGCCGACCCAAGAAGGCCGCCGTTGCAAGACCCGTCGAGAGAACCCCTTCACCCGCCGCCGATCATGCCGCCCCTCTCAAGGCGATCCGGGACGAAATCGGCGATTGCAAGCGCTGCAAACTCTGCTCCGGACGCACCCACATCGTCTTCGGCGTCGGCGACCCCAACGCGAAACTCATGTTCGTCGGTGAAGGCCCGGGCCGCGACGAGGACCTGCAGGGCGAACCCTTCGTGGGACGCGCGGGGCAGCTTCTCACCAAGATGATCGAGGCGATGGGGCTGAAGCGCTCGGAGGTCTATATCGCCAACATCGTCAAGTGCCGCCCGCCCGACAACCGCTACCCCGAGCCGGACGAGGTGGAGACCTGCATGCCCTTTCTTCTAAAGCAGATCGAGGCAGTCGCGCCCAAGGTCGTCATCACCCTGGGCAACCTGGCCACGCAGACGCTCTTGAAGACCAAGACCGGCATCATGTCCCTTCACGGTCGTTTTCAGGATTGGAAGGGCCTTCAGGTCATGCCGACCTACCATCCGGCCTTCTTGCTTCGGAATCCCAACATGAAGAAACCGTGCTGGGAGGACCTGAAGAAGGTCATTGAGCTGCTGAAGATGTCGTCGTGA
- a CDS encoding diguanylate cyclase — translation MSSLPLLVLAAILLTSAAFLLLWRFFVSRPLQKLIDLMAEAPSKNFLIRAPKKGDGVIGRLYQGFNRLLERITTLDAFKLESERQLIMVQEELKYKQALEEKSRIIEETNRTLEARLKELRLLDGFSQQVSATLEVDELYNVVERFIGDHLGFHEFVLLVLEDEQGGASKLVVKVARGFRDEKRVLGMSFREGEGITGRVLQKGEMTYIPDTRHSEGYLYYKGEKQEDGSFLSMPLLFKKKVVGVLNMFRKEADAFSPEEIRFLNTLTVELAIAVVNAKLYSKTRELSVRDELTQLYNRRHFQQILPLEIKRCQRFKRSLSLLMIDIDYFKKFNDRYGHLAGDECLKEFVRVVNARIREVDFFARFGGEEFVLILPNAAKADGVVVAEKIAGLVREHAFKEGERLTVSIGVAAYPDDAKTVEELIDAADIALYEAKNGGRDRVFVYGDLTTTSSAAQ, via the coding sequence ATGTCTTCCCTCCCGCTCCTAGTCCTTGCGGCGATCCTCCTCACTTCGGCGGCGTTTCTCTTGTTGTGGCGCTTTTTCGTGAGCCGTCCCCTGCAGAAATTGATCGACCTCATGGCCGAGGCCCCGTCGAAGAATTTTCTCATACGGGCTCCCAAGAAGGGCGACGGGGTGATCGGGCGCCTGTACCAGGGCTTCAACCGCCTGCTCGAACGCATCACCACGCTGGACGCCTTCAAGCTGGAGTCGGAGCGGCAGCTCATCATGGTGCAGGAGGAGCTCAAGTACAAGCAGGCCCTCGAGGAAAAGAGCCGGATCATCGAGGAGACCAACCGGACACTCGAGGCCCGCCTGAAGGAACTTCGTCTCCTGGACGGATTCTCACAACAGGTGAGCGCGACGCTCGAGGTCGACGAGTTGTACAACGTCGTCGAGCGGTTCATCGGGGACCATCTCGGCTTCCACGAGTTCGTCCTGCTCGTCCTGGAGGACGAGCAGGGAGGGGCGTCCAAGCTGGTGGTCAAGGTGGCGCGCGGCTTCCGGGACGAGAAACGCGTGCTTGGCATGAGCTTCCGGGAGGGAGAGGGCATTACGGGTCGCGTCCTGCAAAAGGGCGAGATGACTTACATCCCGGACACGCGCCACAGCGAGGGGTACCTGTATTACAAGGGCGAAAAACAGGAGGATGGTTCGTTCCTCTCGATGCCGCTCCTCTTCAAGAAAAAGGTGGTCGGAGTCCTCAACATGTTCCGGAAGGAGGCGGACGCCTTCTCGCCGGAGGAAATCCGATTCCTCAACACGCTGACCGTCGAGCTGGCCATCGCGGTGGTGAACGCCAAGCTGTACTCGAAGACCCGCGAGCTCTCCGTCCGCGACGAGCTGACCCAGCTCTACAACCGGAGGCACTTCCAGCAAATCCTTCCCCTCGAGATCAAGCGTTGCCAGCGCTTCAAGAGGTCCCTCTCGCTTCTCATGATCGACATCGATTATTTCAAGAAATTCAATGACCGTTACGGGCACCTGGCGGGGGACGAATGCCTCAAGGAGTTTGTCCGGGTCGTGAACGCGAGGATCCGCGAGGTGGATTTCTTCGCCCGTTTCGGGGGCGAGGAGTTCGTGCTGATCCTGCCCAACGCGGCCAAGGCGGACGGCGTCGTCGTTGCGGAGAAGATCGCGGGGCTCGTCCGGGAGCACGCGTTTAAGGAAGGGGAACGCTTGACCGTCAGCATCGGCGTCGCGGCCTATCCGGACGACGCGAAAACGGTCGAGGAACTGATCGACGCGGCGGATATCGCCCTCTACGAAGCGAAAAACGGCGGCAGGGACAGGGTTTTCGTCTACGGAGACCTCACGACGACATCTTCAGCAGCTCAATGA
- a CDS encoding SpoIID/LytB domain-containing protein, with translation MSSRPFLLVAAFLAVLSVSGGCAAPQAPSLGEPVRVGQMRNDELHLREIPLERYVAGVLEKEVHASWPKEALKAQAVAARTYVLYRKQKPRDAQFDVLADTSDQVFESDEGHAKSIVRAVLETEGETLEYGGKLIQAFFHSCCGGKSERASRVWPGAHPEPVLQIHDDPYCASCPPAHWTYRIPRSELESRLREAGHEMPEEWTISVPDRDESGRVVSIAVGAPGPKARAFTMTGADFRAAIGYVNIKSTLFEVSSEGGDVVFEGRGSGHGVGLCQWGAKAMAGQGKSYREILEFYYPGAEIVPMSRNIAAHPSTEERILQDLEKSE, from the coding sequence ATGTCTTCCCGGCCCTTCCTCCTCGTCGCGGCCTTTTTGGCGGTTCTTTCCGTCTCAGGCGGATGCGCGGCTCCCCAGGCGCCTTCCCTCGGAGAACCCGTCCGCGTGGGTCAGATGAGGAACGACGAGCTCCACTTGCGCGAAATTCCGCTCGAACGCTACGTCGCCGGCGTCCTGGAAAAGGAGGTCCACGCGAGCTGGCCCAAGGAGGCCTTGAAGGCGCAGGCCGTCGCGGCCCGGACGTATGTCCTCTACCGGAAACAGAAGCCCCGGGACGCGCAGTTCGACGTCCTGGCCGACACAAGCGACCAGGTGTTCGAGAGCGACGAAGGCCACGCCAAATCGATCGTCCGCGCCGTCCTGGAAACCGAGGGGGAAACCCTGGAATACGGCGGGAAGCTGATTCAAGCCTTCTTTCACAGCTGCTGCGGCGGAAAGAGCGAGCGCGCCTCGCGCGTCTGGCCGGGCGCCCATCCCGAACCCGTCCTGCAAATCCACGACGATCCTTACTGCGCCTCGTGCCCTCCCGCCCATTGGACCTACCGCATTCCGAGAAGCGAGCTTGAGTCCCGCCTCCGGGAGGCCGGACACGAGATGCCCGAGGAGTGGACGATCTCGGTACCGGACCGCGACGAATCCGGACGGGTCGTCTCGATAGCCGTCGGGGCTCCGGGCCCTAAGGCGCGTGCTTTCACCATGACGGGGGCTGATTTCCGGGCGGCGATCGGCTATGTCAACATCAAGAGCACGCTCTTCGAGGTCTCCTCCGAAGGAGGGGACGTCGTCTTCGAGGGCCGCGGCTCCGGCCACGGCGTGGGCCTCTGCCAGTGGGGCGCCAAGGCGATGGCCGGGCAGGGCAAGTCCTACCGGGAGATCCTCGAATTCTATTATCCCGGCGCCGAGATTGTCCCCATGTCGCGGAACATCGCCGCCCACCCCTCCACCGAGGAAAGAATTCTCCAGGATCTCGAGAAAAGCGAGTGA
- a CDS encoding S-adenosylmethionine:tRNA ribosyltransferase-isomerase, protein MDVSLFDFQFPKELVAQHPLPRREDSRMMVLDRTERRWEHRTFSDLPSFLRAGDVLVMNNALADLVELDGRRVPALPPYIKRKKAEDFTEVDFQRYRTVYGAVPGSKAAPTAGFHFSEEMLEKIRALGVETRFVTLQVGFDTYKPIRSENVLGHPMHGEAFDIPPETAEAVARAKQEGRRVIAVGTTAVRALESWAAVGANLVFAPKHGITHLFITPGYDFRIVDALLTNFHRPRSTVLVMVATFAGREFILSAYEEAIRERYRLFSYGDCMLIV, encoded by the coding sequence ATGGACGTTTCCCTTTTCGATTTTCAATTCCCCAAGGAACTCGTCGCGCAGCATCCACTCCCCCGGCGCGAGGACTCGCGGATGATGGTCTTGGACCGGACGGAAAGGCGCTGGGAGCACAGGACCTTCTCGGACCTCCCCTCCTTTTTGCGCGCCGGGGACGTGCTCGTGATGAACAACGCCTTGGCCGACCTGGTGGAGTTGGACGGAAGGCGCGTCCCCGCCCTGCCCCCCTACATCAAGAGAAAGAAGGCGGAGGACTTCACCGAAGTGGATTTTCAACGTTACCGGACGGTCTACGGCGCGGTCCCCGGCTCCAAGGCCGCCCCGACGGCTGGATTCCACTTCAGCGAAGAGATGCTGGAAAAAATCCGCGCGCTGGGCGTCGAAACCCGCTTCGTGACGCTGCAGGTCGGATTCGACACCTACAAGCCGATCCGATCCGAAAACGTGCTGGGCCATCCGATGCACGGGGAGGCCTTCGACATCCCGCCGGAGACGGCCGAGGCGGTCGCCCGGGCCAAACAGGAAGGCCGCCGCGTGATCGCCGTGGGGACGACGGCGGTGAGGGCGCTGGAATCGTGGGCCGCCGTAGGGGCGAACCTTGTGTTCGCCCCCAAGCACGGCATCACCCATTTGTTCATCACCCCCGGCTACGACTTCCGCATCGTCGATGCCCTCCTCACCAATTTCCACCGCCCCCGTTCGACGGTGCTCGTCATGGTCGCCACCTTCGCCGGCCGGGAATTCATCCTCTCGGCCTACGAAGAGGCCATTCGGGAGCGCTACCGGCTGTTCTCGTATGGGGATTGCATGCTGATTGTTTGA
- a CDS encoding 4-hydroxy-3-methylbut-2-enyl diphosphate reductase codes for MTSHLKPDAFEPGQIVRKSFGLRKEIQDDLVRDYYSDIIQRIIAAGNTYTEKDVTFHLASSFGFCYGVDRAVEMAYETKERFPDRRIFLTAQIIHNPRVNQNLQEMGVSFLKEEDYHTVRKDDVVILPAFGATSSQILTLKGRGCVLVDTICGSVLNVWKRVENYAQEGFTAVIHGKYYHEETQATSSRLLGYEGGKYLVVLNMAETKTVCDYIRNGGNPKEFLEKFSKQVAPGFDPDKDLQRIGLANQTTMLMSESLAIAEKLKQAMLDRHGADYVARHFKNFDTICSATEDRQNAIVEFKDKALDLIMVVGGYNSSNTNHLAKMAASFTRAYHIEDADGIVSESEIRHKPFGQFDTVVTKDWLPAGPLRVGLTSGASTPNQVLGEVVEKILSFR; via the coding sequence ATGACTTCCCACTTGAAACCCGATGCCTTTGAACCGGGACAGATCGTGCGTAAAAGTTTCGGACTCCGGAAGGAGATTCAGGACGACCTGGTCCGGGATTATTACAGCGACATCATTCAGAGGATCATCGCGGCCGGAAACACGTATACGGAAAAGGACGTCACCTTCCACTTGGCGAGCTCCTTCGGCTTCTGTTACGGCGTCGACCGCGCCGTCGAGATGGCCTATGAGACGAAGGAGCGTTTTCCGGACCGCCGCATCTTTCTGACCGCTCAGATCATCCACAATCCCCGCGTGAACCAGAACCTCCAGGAGATGGGCGTGAGCTTTCTCAAGGAGGAGGACTATCACACCGTCCGGAAGGACGACGTGGTCATCCTGCCCGCCTTCGGGGCGACGTCCTCGCAGATCCTCACGCTCAAGGGGCGGGGATGCGTCCTGGTGGACACGATCTGCGGTTCGGTCCTGAACGTGTGGAAGCGGGTCGAGAACTACGCGCAGGAAGGTTTCACGGCCGTCATTCATGGCAAGTACTATCACGAGGAGACTCAGGCCACGAGCTCGCGTCTTCTGGGCTATGAAGGCGGCAAGTACTTGGTCGTCCTCAACATGGCGGAAACCAAGACCGTCTGCGACTACATCCGCAACGGCGGGAATCCGAAGGAGTTTTTGGAAAAATTCTCGAAACAGGTCGCGCCGGGGTTCGATCCGGACAAGGACCTCCAGAGGATCGGACTGGCCAACCAGACGACGATGCTCATGAGCGAGTCGCTCGCGATCGCCGAGAAGCTCAAGCAGGCGATGCTCGACCGCCACGGGGCCGACTACGTCGCGCGGCACTTCAAGAACTTCGACACGATCTGCAGCGCGACGGAGGACCGCCAGAACGCCATCGTGGAGTTCAAGGACAAGGCGTTGGACCTGATCATGGTGGTGGGGGGCTACAACTCGAGCAACACGAACCATCTGGCCAAAATGGCGGCGTCGTTCACGCGGGCTTACCACATCGAGGACGCCGACGGCATCGTCTCCGAGAGCGAAATCCGCCACAAGCCGTTCGGGCAGTTCGACACCGTCGTCACCAAGGACTGGCTCCCCGCCGGCCCTCTCAGGGTCGGTCTGACTTCGGGCGCTTCGACTCCGAATCAGGTTTTGGGGGAAGTGGTCGAGAAGATCCTGTCGTTCCGCTAG
- a CDS encoding lytic transglycosylase domain-containing protein — protein MMHKSLKNLVFLAIAVGTILPMSFVVKRKNLADVRVVSVLKTAAQSLDERTRTEVAQTVSVLSETYQIDPMLILAVMKVESTFDPKAISNAHAYGLMQVRKIVVKDVAAELGINPQDGDRLLSSHAFNIRVGVHYLSKLLILFQGDVKKALMAYNAGPTSVERNYKGRPVPEGGYQGRVLKAYRDFSDS, from the coding sequence ATGATGCACAAAAGCCTTAAAAACCTCGTCTTTTTGGCGATCGCGGTTGGGACCATCCTGCCGATGTCTTTCGTCGTGAAGCGGAAGAACCTGGCGGACGTGCGGGTGGTCTCGGTACTCAAGACGGCCGCCCAGAGTTTGGACGAACGGACGCGCACCGAAGTGGCCCAAACGGTCTCGGTCCTCTCCGAGACCTACCAGATCGACCCGATGCTGATCCTGGCCGTCATGAAGGTGGAGAGCACGTTCGACCCCAAGGCGATTTCGAACGCCCATGCCTACGGCCTCATGCAGGTCCGCAAGATCGTCGTGAAGGACGTGGCGGCGGAATTGGGCATCAACCCCCAGGACGGCGACAGGCTCCTCTCCAGCCACGCCTTCAACATCCGGGTCGGCGTGCACTACCTCTCGAAGCTCCTGATCCTGTTCCAGGGCGACGTGAAAAAGGCCCTCATGGCCTACAACGCGGGACCGACGTCCGTGGAGAGGAACTACAAGGGCCGCCCGGTCCCCGAGGGCGGTTATCAGGGCCGGGTCCTCAAGGCGTACCGCGATTTCTCCGATTCCTAA